The Zootoca vivipara chromosome 16, rZooViv1.1, whole genome shotgun sequence genome has a segment encoding these proteins:
- the LOC118097789 gene encoding blue-sensitive opsin-like: MHKARSDSQDDLPEDFFIPVPLDVANITTLSPFLVPQTHLGSPGLFMSMAAFMFVLIVLGVPINVLTIFCTFKYKKLRSHLNYILVNLAVSNLVVVCVGSTTAFYSFAQMYFIMGPLACKIEGFAATLGGMVSLWSLAVVAFERYLVICKPLGNFTFRGTHAIVGCIITWICGLVASVPPLFGWSRYIPEGLQCSCGPDWYTTNNKWNNESYVIFLFSFCFGVPLSVIIFSYGRLLVTLRAVAKQQEQSATTQKAEREVTKMVVVMVMGFLVCWLPYASFALWVVSHRGEPFDVRLASIPSVFSKASSVYNPVIYVFMNKQFRSCMLKLVFCGKSPFGEEEDVSGSSQATQVSSVSSSQVSPA, translated from the exons ATGCACAAAGCCCGATCTGACTCCCAGGATGACCTCCCGGAAGATTTCTTCATCCCAGTGCCCTTGGATGTTGCCAACATCACAACTCTAAGTCCTTTTCTGGTACCTCAGACTCACCTTGGTAGTCCAGGCCTCTTTATGAGCATGGCTGCCTTCATGTTCGTGTTGATTGTACTTGGGGTACCCATCAACGTCCTCACCATCTTCTGCACTTTCAAGTACAAGAAGCTCCGCTCCCACCTCAACTACATCTTGGTCAACCTTGCCGTGTCAAACCTGGTGGTGGTCTGCGTTGGATCTACCACTGCCTTCTACAGCTTCGCCCAGATGTACTTCATCATGGGCCCTCTTGCATGCAAGATAGAGGGCTTTGCTGCCACATTGGGGg GCATGGTGAGCCTATGGTCCCTGGCAGTTGTGGCCTTCGAACGATACTTGGTCATTTGCAAGCCTCTGGGAAACTTCACCTTCAGAGGCACCCATGCCATTGTTGGTTGCATCATAACCTGGATCTGTGGCTTGGTGGCTTCAGTCCCACCCCTGTTTGGCTGGAGCAG GTATATTCCTGAGGGGCTGCAGTGCTCGTGTGGTCCTGATTGGTATACAACGAACAACAAGTGGAACAATGAATCTTACGTCatattcctcttctccttctgctttgGAGTGCCCCTCTCTGTTATCATCTTTTCTTATGGTCGTCTTCTTGTAACCCTGCGCGCA GTTGCCAAGCAGCAGGAGCAGTCAGCCACCACACAGAAGGCTGAGAGAGAGGTGACCAAGATGgtagtggtgatggtgatgggcTTCCTGGTATGCTGGCTTCCATACGCCTCCTTTGCATTGTGGGTAGTGAGCCACCGTGGAGAACCTTTTGATGTTCGCCTGGCCTCCATcccctctgtcttctccaaggcCTCCTCTGTTTATAACCCTGTCATCTATGTCTTCATGAACAAGCAG TTTCGGTCCTGCATGCTGAAGCTTGTCTTCTGTGGCAAAAGCCCCTTTGGTGAGGAGGAGGATGTTTCGGGTTCCTCCCAGGCAACCCAGGTCTCATCGGTGTCTTCCAGCCAGGTGTCACCAGCGTAA